Proteins from a single region of Colias croceus chromosome Z, ilColCroc2.1:
- the LOC123705358 gene encoding uncharacterized protein LOC123705358 → MLLQREQACLFTAKRTDLNLTPSFQDVSLELSNELELLGLKLSSNLNFKTFIESKVQVAAKKLGILSKVAEFFTPEQLLNLYKAQVRSGVEYCSHLWAGAAKYQLSALDSIEKRAIRLIGNEALTTSKLHSLEHRRKVASLAVFYRIYHGECAEELHNLIPASPFYHRSSRRGAGLHPYVIDIPPIRTKRYASSFLVRTSREWNNLPACVFPDNYNLDLFKRKVNRHLLGQHVPS, encoded by the exons ATGCTTTTGCAAAGGGAacaa GCCTGCCTGTTTACAGCTAAACGCACCGACTTAAATTTAACACCTAGTTTTCAGGATGTGTCCTTGGAATTGTCCAATGAACTGGAGCTTCTTGGCCTAAAGCTCTCCTCTAACCTCAACTTTAAAACCTTCATTGAGTCCAAGGTGCAAGTTGCCGCCAAGAAGCTGGGAATTCTCTCCAAAGTGGCGGAATTCTTCACACCGGAACAGCTCCTAAACCTTTATAAGGCTCAAGTTCGGTCGGGTGTGGAGTATTGTTCTCACCTTTGGGCTGGTGCAGCAAAATACCAACTTAGCGCCTTGGACTCGATTGAAAAACGAGCGATAAGGCTTATCGGGAATGAGGCCCTCACCACCTCGAAATTACACAGCTTGGAACATCGTCGAAAAGTGGCTAGTTTGGCAGTCTTCTACAGGATCTATCATGGTGAATGTGCTGAAGAACTGCATAACCTGATACCTGCTTCTCCTTTTTACCACCGGTCGAGTCGACGCGGTGCTGGTCTCCACCCCTATGTCATCGACATTCCACCTATACGCACTAAGCGTTACGCTTCTTCCTTTCTCGTGCGTACCAGTAGGGAATGGAACAATCTTCCGGCCTGCGTGTTTCCTGATAATTATAATCTGGACTTATTCAAAAGAAAAGTGAATAGGCATCTATTAGGTCAGCATGTTCCATCCTAG